In Oceanivirga salmonicida, the DNA window GACTATAAATCCAGTCAATACTAACGCAATCTCTTCTTTACCTTTACCTAACATTTTTATAAATGTTTTAGCCATTCTCTCAGCTGCTCCAGAAACTTCAAATAGTTGTCCCATCATAACACCAAAACCTATAATTATACCTATACTTGATAAAGTTCCACCAAATCCACTTGTTATAGCCTTTATTACATCTCCTGATGCCATTCCACCAAATAAACCTATAAATGACGCTACTATTATCATTGCTAAAAACGGATGAACCTTAGTTTTTAAAATTAATAGAATTAATAATATTATCCCTATTATTAACCCTAATATTAATTGTGTATTTACTACCATAACTAATCCTCCTTATTTTTTATTTTTTCACATGCTTTTGAATAATTATTTCCATATTTAGCACCTAAATATATAGCTTCTATCATACTTACAGCACTAGCTATTCCTTGACCTGCTATATCCAATGCTGTTCCATGATCAACAGAGGTTCTTAAAAAAGGCATACCAGTAGTTATAGATATTGTTTTTTCAAAATCTAAAGTTTTAGTTGCTATATGACCTTGATCATGATAAAGTGATAATACTGCATCATATCTACCTTGAAGCGCTAAATGAAATACAGAATCTGCGCCAATAGGACCAACTACTTTATATCCTAATTTATTAGCTTCTTTTACTGCTGGTATAATAGATTCAACTTCTTCATTCCCAAACAAACCTTCTTCTCCACTATGTGGATTTAAACCTGCTATTGCTATAACAGGATCTTTTACACCTAATTTATTAAGTTCTATTGTACATCTATTAATATAATCCAATAATCTTTCTTTTGTTACCATATCACAAGCTTTTTTAAGAGCAACATGTCTACTCAAAAAAAATACTCTCATTCCTCTAACTTCAAACATAGTTAAAGGATCGTGTGAATTTGTTAATTTACCAAATATTTCTGTATGACCTATAAATGGAATATTTCCCATTTTTAAAGATTTTTTATTTATTGTACTTGTAGACACCACATCAACTTTTTTATCCATTGCTAACTGTATACATTTTTCTATATATTCATATGCTGCTATACCACACATAGCAATTTCTTTTCCATATTCTAATTTACTCATATCAATATTTTTTAAATCTATTAAATCTATTATTCCATATTCATATTTACCCTGATTTACTTCATCAATTATATTAATATTTAAATTTAAATTTGAAAATCTACACGCATCTTTAATTACACCATAATCTCCAATAATCACTGGTTTACAAACTTCATATACATGTTTATCTGCCATAGCTTTAACAACTATTTCAGGTCCTATACCTGCAGGATCCCCTATTGGTATAGCAATTAACGGTCTCTTATTCATTATATTTCACTCCTCTTTATTAATTTTTTATTTTTGTAGATGTTTAACACATTTGTATAACCCATCTCTTTTACCTATTAATCCACCCTTTGTAACTATATCTAAAAATTTCTTTTTATTTTTATATAATTTCCCATGAACAACTAATGGTATTATTTCTGATTCTAATTTCAACGCATCACAATCCAATGAGTTTGTAACTGCCTTTGTAGTATCACCACCACTTGTGACTAAACCCACTATATCTTTATCATGTGATATTATCTTTTCAGATATACTTGATAATGCTTTATTTATTCTTTGGCTTGCTTCTTCTATATCTATATTTCTAAACTTAGCCTCTACATCTAAATCAATTTTATAATTATCATCTACATTAGTTGTTGTTATACAAATAATATTATGAGAAATTTCTTTTATAATATATTCTGACATAGTCTCTAAATAATATAAATCATCATAATTATCTAATAATTCTAAAGCTGATAAATAAAAATATGAAACTTCTTCTTTTGACATAAGATAATGTATTTGTTGCTTAGTTAAGTCTGTAACACTTCCTATTACTAATAAAATTTTATCTTTTTTAGTAATTTTTTCTAATAATTTATAATTACATATAGCTTTTATAAATGGCCCCGGACAAACTGTTATATATTTTTTTTTGTAATTATAAATTGTACTTGCTATTTTATCTATATCATCATCTGACAATGCATCAAATACTATTATTTTAGCACCAGATTCAACCTGTTTATCAACTTCTAAAAGTATTTCTTTAGTTGACTTTATTATTGTATCAAGATGTATCTCAGCAATTTTATTTTTTGATTGTAATTTTATAATATCTTTAACTCTAGACATTGTTACAGGAGTTTTAGGGTCATTTGCGACACTAGTATTTTGTAAATAAACACCATCAACTATCATATAACCTTTATGACATTGTCTTTTTGATTTAGGAAATGCTGGAACCATAAAAACAATTCTATCTTTTCCCAAAGCATCAATTATGGCATCAATTTCAGTC includes these proteins:
- a CDS encoding four-carbon acid sugar kinase family protein, producing MLSTVIIADDLTGANASGVLFLDLQMKVMTALHDEISSNFIKNFSDIDVIAISTNSRADNLDLAYKKVFNAGKFFKKYEKSNEIIFNKRIDSTLRGNIGTEIDAIIDALGKDRIVFMVPAFPKSKRQCHKGYMIVDGVYLQNTSVANDPKTPVTMSRVKDIIKLQSKNKIAEIHLDTIIKSTKEILLEVDKQVESGAKIIVFDALSDDDIDKIASTIYNYKKKYITVCPGPFIKAICNYKLLEKITKKDKILLVIGSVTDLTKQQIHYLMSKEEVSYFYLSALELLDNYDDLYYLETMSEYIIKEISHNIICITTTNVDDNYKIDLDVEAKFRNIDIEEASQRINKALSSISEKIISHDKDIVGLVTSGGDTTKAVTNSLDCDALKLESEIIPLVVHGKLYKNKKKFLDIVTKGGLIGKRDGLYKCVKHLQK
- the pdxA gene encoding 4-hydroxythreonine-4-phosphate dehydrogenase PdxA, whose protein sequence is MNKRPLIAIPIGDPAGIGPEIVVKAMADKHVYEVCKPVIIGDYGVIKDACRFSNLNLNINIIDEVNQGKYEYGIIDLIDLKNIDMSKLEYGKEIAMCGIAAYEYIEKCIQLAMDKKVDVVSTSTINKKSLKMGNIPFIGHTEIFGKLTNSHDPLTMFEVRGMRVFFLSRHVALKKACDMVTKERLLDYINRCTIELNKLGVKDPVIAIAGLNPHSGEEGLFGNEEVESIIPAVKEANKLGYKVVGPIGADSVFHLALQGRYDAVLSLYHDQGHIATKTLDFEKTISITTGMPFLRTSVDHGTALDIAGQGIASAVSMIEAIYLGAKYGNNYSKACEKIKNKED